One segment of Anguilla anguilla isolate fAngAng1 chromosome 1, fAngAng1.pri, whole genome shotgun sequence DNA contains the following:
- the LOC118220447 gene encoding prostaglandin reductase 3-like has protein sequence MSTTLLAMNCRKVFLTLGGGRGVTNAAFGSHFVSVPRRSIIDLSYSTHFMDFKGSSIPSSMKKLVVTKLSQNFREAVSLQIVPVPTPGDGDLLIRNRFVGINASDINYTAGRYDPSVKPPFDAGFEGIGEVVGLGLSASARFTVGDTVAYFGSGSFAEYTVVPAKATVRVPSVKPQFLTLLVSGATAYIALKRLGDLAEGQTVLVTAAAGGTGQFAVQFAKMAKCHVVGTCSSDEKSGFLKTIGCDRPINYRSEDLAGVLQREYPRGLDVVYESVGGSVFDLAVNRLAQKGRLIVIGFISGYQTASGVQPVKAGTLPVKLLQRSASVRGFFLPHFLSDYGEAMADMLRMCESGELVCEVDVGEMTPEGRFVGLESVYRAVDHMYAGKNLGKVVVQLPAAVESKL, from the exons ATGTCCACTACACTCTTAGCCATGAACTGTAGGAAGGTGTTTCTAACGCTCGGCGGGGGACGCGGTGTGACAAACGCTGCGTTCGGATCGCATTTTGTTTCCGTCCCACGCCGTTCCATAATAGACCTCTCCTACTCCACCCACTTCATGGATTTTAAAGGTTCCTCGATTCCTAGCTCCATGAAAAAGCTGGTCGTGACGAAGCTCAGCCAAAATTTCAGGGAAGCTGTTTCCTTGCAAATTGTTCCAGTGCCGACTCCGGGCGATGGGGACTTGCTTATTAGAAATCG ATTTGTTGGCATCAATGCGTCTGATATCAATTACACAGCCGGTCGCTATGACCCCTCAGTCAAGCCACCTTTTGACGCAGGGTTCGAGGGCATCGGGGAGGTCGTCGGCCTGGGCCTGAGCGCCAGCGCCCGCTTCACGGTGGGCGACACCGTGGCCTACTTCGGCAGCGGGTCGTTCGCCGAGTACACGGTGGTGCCGGCCAAAGCGACCGTCCGCGTGCCGTCGGTCAAGCCGCAGTTCCTCACGCTCCTGGTGAGCGGCGCCACGGCCTACATCGCCCTGAAGAGGCTGGGCGACCTGGCGGAGGGCCAGACCGTCCTGgtgacggcggcggcgggcggcaCCGGCCAGTTCGCCGTCCAGTTCGCCAAGATGGCCAAGTGCCACGTGGTGGGCACGTGCTCCTCGGACGAGAAGTCCGGCTTCCTGAAGACCATCGGCTGCGACCGGCCCATCAACTACAGGAGCGAGGACCTGGCCGGGGTCCTGCAGCGGGAGTACCCGCGGGGGCTGGACGTCGTCTACGAGTCGGTCGGGGGCAGCGTCTTCGATCTGGCCGTCAACCGCCTGGCCCAGAAGGGTCGGCTGATCGTCATCGGCTTCATCTCGGGGTACCAGACGGCCTCCGGGGTCCAGCCGGTGAAGGCCGGGACGCTGCCCGTCAAGCTGCTGCAGAGGTCGGCCAGCGTGCGTGGCTTCTTCCTCCCGCACTTCCTGTCGGACTACGGGGAGGCCATGGCGGACATGCTGCGAATGTGCGAGAGCGGGGAGCTGGTGTGCGAGGTGGACGTGGGGGAGATGACTCCGGAAGGGCGCTTTGTGGGGCTGGAGTCGGTTTACCGGGCCGTTGACCATATGTACGCAGGTAAAAACCTCGGCAAGGTGGTGGTCCAGCTGCCAGCCGCAGTCGAGAGTAAGCTGTGA